The Cystobacter fuscus DSM 2262 genome contains a region encoding:
- a CDS encoding serine/threonine-protein kinase, whose amino-acid sequence MTLFRREAEPGSLLNHSNIVQELDVGRFQDTYFMVMEHIEGLSLRELLKSHRPLPPTVVAYIGTELGEALDYVHRRTSREGLPLNLVHRDVKPPNILLSRIGEVKLGDFGVARAAIHVRLTQADRVCGKLGYLAPEQARGEPFDGRANLFALGLALHEALTGRRVFSISQWATGVGHPPVQPQSEEPTTVLPRA is encoded by the coding sequence GTGACGCTGTTCCGCCGCGAGGCGGAGCCGGGCTCGCTCCTCAACCACTCCAACATCGTCCAGGAGCTTGACGTGGGCCGGTTCCAGGACACCTACTTCATGGTGATGGAACACATCGAAGGACTGTCCCTGCGGGAGTTGCTCAAGAGCCACCGGCCCCTTCCACCCACCGTGGTGGCCTACATCGGGACCGAGCTCGGCGAGGCACTCGACTACGTCCATCGGCGCACCTCCCGCGAGGGTCTCCCGCTCAACCTCGTCCACCGAGACGTCAAGCCGCCCAACATCCTCTTGTCGCGCATCGGTGAAGTGAAGCTGGGGGACTTCGGAGTGGCCCGCGCGGCCATCCACGTCCGCCTCACCCAGGCGGACCGCGTCTGCGGCAAGCTGGGTTACCTGGCTCCAGAGCAGGCCCGGGGCGAGCCCTTCGACGGGCGCGCGAATCTCTTCGCGCTCGGTCTCGCGTTGCACGAGGCCCTCACCGGGCGACGCGTCTTCTCGATATCCCAATGGGCCACGGGAGTTGGTCATCCCCCCGTCCAGCCCCAGAGCGAGGAGCCCACGACGGTCCTGCCCCGCGCATGA